TCATACACGCTGAGCCATAAGGGGGTGTGGTTAGAGCGCAACCATTGTTTTTTAATCGTTTGAGAAAAACGCCTAGATTCCCCAGCAGCCAATAAAACAACGCTCGTTTGTTTGATAAGCGTTTCTAGCGTTTCTTTAGTTTCAAAAGGATCTTCTTCTAAACTTTCTAAAGAGAGTTTAAAAGCTTCCCCATTCACTCTAATCAAAGACATGCGACTAACGACCCACCCCTATCATTTCACCAAAATGATCCTATAACCTTGATTCAAGTCTAAAACTAAGAATCGTTTGGGTTTGCCTTTATACTTTTCTAAAGCATGGTTAAAATCCGCAACGCTTTTCACTTCAATCTCTTCAATTTTTGTGATGATATTACCTTGCCTAAAGCCAGCTTGCTCCGCTGGGGAATTTTCATTCACTTGAGAGACTAAAACCCCTTGAACATCATCGCTCAAACGCATAGACCTTTTGGTTTTTTGGGTTAAATCTTCTACTTGAAGCCCGTTCAATTGGCCTTGCACACCGTTTTGAGCAGAAATGGTTTCTTTTTTGTTAGGGTTTTTCCTTTCGGCAAGAGTGAGGGTGAAGGTGCGTTCTTTTTTGTCTCTAATGACTTTTAAGGTTACTCTTTGATTGGGTAGCATAGAGCCGATTAGATTTCTCAATTCGTTCGTGTTTTTAACCTTTTTCCCATTGACTTCAGTGATCAAATCCCACACCAAAATCCCTGCTTTTTTAGCCGGAGAGTCTTTTTCTACGCTAATGACCACCGCTCCTTCTTTATTGTCATAAGAATTTTGCAAATCGCCACTCAAATCTTGCAAGCCCACGCCCAAGTAACCTCTTTCAATTTTACCGGTTTTGATGAGCTGGGTTACAATATCTTTAACCATGTTAGAAGGGATGGCAAAGCCAATGCCGTGGTTACCGCCGGTTTTAGAGATAATAGCGGTATTGATCCCCACTAACCCTCCACGGCTATCAATTAAAGCGCCGCCGGAATTTCCAGGATTGATAGAAGCGTCTGTTTGAATGAAATTTTCATAGCTGTTGATCCCAATCCCGCTTTTATTGAGCGCTGAAACAATGCCTTGAGTAACGCTTTCGCCCACGCCAAAAGGGTTACCGATCGCAAAAACCAAATCGCCCACTAAAATATCATTAGAATCAGAGAATTTGATGGTGGGCAGGTTGTCTTTAGTGATGCGAATCACGGCTAAATCGCTTTCAGAATCGGTGCCTACTAAAGTGGCGGAATACTCTTTATTGCTCCCTGGAATGGTCACTTTAATCTTATCCGCGCCATCAATCACATGGTTATTCGTAACGATATAGCCATCTTTAGAAATGATGACGCCGCTGCCTAAAGCCCTTTCCATTCTTTCTTTAGGGATCATACCGCCCAAATCCCCAAAAAATTGTTGGAAAAAGGGGTCATTAAACACACCGCCACCTATAAAATTGTTTTTAATCTTCTTTTCAGTGGAGATATTTACCACCGCTTTAATAGAGTCCTTAATAGAATCGTGGTAAGAATAGATCGTATCCTCTTTAGAGGGGACGCTTATTCGCTCTTTCACTTTGGGCATGTTTTGGATTTGGATATTGCCCGCATTCAAGCTTAACGCTAAAGCCAAAGAGATAAAAAGGGTTTTTTTCATCATGGTTACTTCCTTAAAATGTGCTAAACTTCAAAATTAAAAAAAGATTATATCAAATCTTTTTTGTTATTTTCATTAGCTTTTTGTGTAAAATAGTATCCAATGTAACAAATAACAGCAAAAACAATCGTTAAAATCATCCCAATGCGTTGATCCTTATCCATAGCCGAACCAATCACGCCGATGACACACCCAGTGATCCCTATGAGTTGCAAAAAGGGCAGGAAAGGGGCTTTATAGGGCAAATCCTCTAAAGAATGCCCGGCTTTTAAGTATTGCTTGCGGAAAGAATATTGCGAAATGGACACGCTAACCCACACAATAATCACCGTGAAACTGATCACATTAATCAAAGCTTCCACGACATTTTCTTTGGCATAAATTTGGACTAAAAGCCCTATGAGAGAAAAAGAAAGGGAAAAAAACATCGCATAAGTGGGCGTGCCTTGTCGGTTGAGTTGGGAAAAAACCTTAAAAAACATCTTTTGTTTGGACAGCCCATAAATCATGCGACTCGCTCCATAAAGCCCTGAATTAGCGGTAGAAAACATCGCCGTAATGATAACAGCGTTCATTATGTCAGCCACATAAGGGATACCCATGCCAATAAAGGGCAAGTTGATGCGTTCTAAAGCGCTCACAAAAGGGCTTTGCACGATAG
This DNA window, taken from Helicobacter pylori, encodes the following:
- a CDS encoding Do family serine endopeptidase, giving the protein MMKKTLFISLALALSLNAGNIQIQNMPKVKERISVPSKEDTIYSYHDSIKDSIKAVVNISTEKKIKNNFIGGGVFNDPFFQQFFGDLGGMIPKERMERALGSGVIISKDGYIVTNNHVIDGADKIKVTIPGSNKEYSATLVGTDSESDLAVIRITKDNLPTIKFSDSNDILVGDLVFAIGNPFGVGESVTQGIVSALNKSGIGINSYENFIQTDASINPGNSGGALIDSRGGLVGINTAIISKTGGNHGIGFAIPSNMVKDIVTQLIKTGKIERGYLGVGLQDLSGDLQNSYDNKEGAVVISVEKDSPAKKAGILVWDLITEVNGKKVKNTNELRNLIGSMLPNQRVTLKVIRDKKERTFTLTLAERKNPNKKETISAQNGVQGQLNGLQVEDLTQKTKRSMRLSDDVQGVLVSQVNENSPAEQAGFRQGNIITKIEEIEVKSVADFNHALEKYKGKPKRFLVLDLNQGYRIILVK